A window from Sphingobium sp. EM0848 encodes these proteins:
- a CDS encoding TetR/AcrR family transcriptional regulator, translating to MTRGSIRPGGRTERVRQTVATTVLQFIKNGEIEFTMQDVAEQAGIARSTLYARWPTREALIAEALTAHNASFQVEPRADWRAHLHGIAIAFRDFSARPDEIAINGLIAHLGSGFVNEETLRQWRAISEEMVVPLDLAQQEGKIRPDVNTLMVISTLFTSIAGLIVIAKDQPSDAYVSQLVDLLIAGCKA from the coding sequence ATGACGCGCGGCAGCATTCGCCCCGGAGGGCGCACGGAAAGGGTCAGGCAGACTGTTGCCACCACCGTCTTGCAGTTCATCAAGAACGGCGAGATCGAATTCACGATGCAGGACGTCGCGGAGCAGGCGGGCATAGCGCGCTCGACCCTGTACGCCCGCTGGCCGACGCGCGAAGCGTTGATCGCCGAAGCGCTGACCGCGCATAATGCGAGTTTTCAGGTGGAACCCCGCGCCGACTGGCGTGCGCATCTGCATGGCATTGCCATCGCCTTTCGCGACTTTTCGGCGCGGCCGGACGAAATCGCCATCAACGGGCTGATCGCGCATCTCGGCTCCGGTTTCGTGAATGAGGAAACGCTGCGGCAGTGGCGCGCCATCTCCGAGGAGATGGTCGTCCCACTGGACCTCGCTCAGCAAGAGGGCAAGATTCGCCCGGACGTGAACACGCTGATGGTGATCTCGACCCTGTTCACCTCGATCGCGGGCCTGATCGTGATCGCCAAGGATCAACCGTCCGATGCTTATGTGAGCCAACTTGTCGACCTGCTGATTGCCGGTTGCAAAGCATGA